The genomic window ACCACGCCCCCCACCACCCGCGGATTGTCGCTGGCGCGCGGCGCGCGGGCGCGGCAGACGCCCAGGAAGGCGCGGTCGCCCGGCGCGGCGGCGTAGATGCGGCAGGTGCCCTGGTCCTGCACCAAAGGCAGTTCCAGGGTCTCTTCGTAGAAGCGCCAGGAGGCTTCGGTGTCCTCGGCGTAGAGGAAGGTCACCTGCTGGGCGAGATCGGGGCGTGTCATGCCCCCGATCCTGCCACGAGCCTGCCCGAAGCGGAAAGCAGGGCGATGCGCGCCAGCAAGGCCGTGCTGGCGGAAGCCTCCAGCCCCAGCATCCGCGCCACGCCGGCGGCCAGTTCCGCCTCCGTCGCGCGGGGCTGCAGTTCCAGCAGCAGGCGGGCGGCGGCCTCGATCTCGGCGGGCGGGACCATGGCGGCGCGGCGCAGATGGGGGCTGGCGGCGCGGCGGTCGCGGGGCGTGGGGGGCGGCGTGTCCTCCAGCACGTAGAACCCGCCCGATTCGCGGGCGCCGTGCAGCAACTCCGCCTCGCGCAGCGCGGCGGCCGTCTCGCGCGCGTCAAAACCCTCGCCCAGCAGCAGGCGCGCGCG from Roseococcus microcysteis includes these protein-coding regions:
- a CDS encoding VOC family protein; this encodes MTRPDLAQQVTFLYAEDTEASWRFYEETLELPLVQDQGTCRIYAAAPGDRAFLGVCRARAPRASDNPRVVGGVVFTFVTPDVEGWHEFLKARGVALPPKPEYSEAYRVTHFFVTDPAGYTIEFQRFEREDWPEV